From the genome of Rathayibacter sp. VKM Ac-2804:
CGCTTCGGCGGCGCGGTCGACGTGCCGGGGGCGTCGGCATGACCGGGGGTGGGACCGTCCGCGTCGGACTCGTCGGCTACGGGCTCGCGGGCCGCGTCTTCCACGCTCCGTTCCTGGAGGCGGAACCGGACGTCGCGCTGGTCGCGATCTCGACGAGCGACCCCGAGCGAGCGGCGGCGGCGGCGGACGCGCATCCCGGCGCGCGGATCGTCGCCGGGCTCGACGAGGTGCTCGCTGAGCGGCCCGACCTGGTCGTCCTCGCGACACCGCCCTCCGTGCACCGCGAGCAGGCCGAGCAGGTGCTCGCCGCCGGAGTCGCGGTGGTGATCGACAAGCCGTTCGCGCCGAGCACGGCGGACGTCGACGCGATCCTCGCCGCGTCCGAGGCGGGCGGGGCGCCCGTCTTCGTCTTCCAGAACCGCCGGTGGGACGCCGACTTCCTCACCCTGCGCAGGCTCCTGGCGGAGGGCGCGCTCGGCGACGTGATCCGCTTCGAGTCGACCTTCGAGCGCTGGAGCGCCCCGAAGACCGGCCGCTGGCAGACGGCGATCGGGCCGGAGCAGGGCGGCGGCATCCTCTTCGATCTCGGCAGCCACCTCGTCGACCAGGCTCTGGTGCTCTTCGGCCCGGCCGTCGTCACCGCCGCGGAGACCCGCGTCGTGCACGAGGGCGGTGCGAGCGAGGACGACGCCTTCGTCTCGCTGCTCCACGAGTCCGGCGTGCGCTCGCACCTGACGATGAGCCGGGTCGCCCGCGCCTGCGCACCTCGCTTCCGGGTGCTCGGGACGCGCGCCGCCTTCTCGGTCGACGGCCTCGACCCGCAGGAGGGCGCGCTGCGCAGCGGCGGTGCGACTCCGCTGGACGAGGACTTCGGCGTCGTCCCCGCCGGCGCGGAGGGAGCGCTCGTCGACGAGCACGGGAGCGCGGCCGTCCCGAGCGAGCGCGGGCACTACGCCGCCTTCCTCGCCGGAGTCGCCCGCACGCTGCTCGACGGGGCCCCGTCGCCGGTCGACGTCCGCGAGGCGAGAGCCGTGGTCGCGCTGATCGAGCAGGCGCACGCCCTCGCGGCACGGTGACGCACGACGCGCCCGGAGCCGCCGCGAGGTTGGCGATCCGGGCGCCGAGGGGGATCCTCGGAGGGTGAGCACCGCACCTCCGGCCCCCGCCGATCTCCGAGCGCTGTTCCCCGGCGCCCGCGGCTATCACAACGCCTGCACGCTGGGGCTGCCGCCGCGCGCGACCGCCGACGCGCTGCGCGCCGATCTCGACGAGTGGTCCGCCGGCGAGAACACCGCCGCGGGCTACGGCGCCGTCGCCGAGCGCGCGCGCGCCGCCTTCGCCGACATCGCCGGAGTGCCGGTCGACCGGGTCGCGATCGGCTCGCAGACCTCGGCGATGGCGGCCGTCCTCGCGGCCTCGCTCCCGGACGGCGCGCACGTCCTCTGCATCGACGGAGACTTCTCCTCGATCGTCTTCCCCTTCCTCGCCCAGGCTCACCGCGGCGTCGTGGTGCGCTCCGTGCCGCTGGAGGCGCTGGCGGACTCGATCGAGGACGCCGACGACCTCGTCGTCTTCTCGGCCGTGCAGTCGAGCAGCGGGGCGCTCGCCGATCTGGATGCGGTCGTCGAGGCCGCCGCCCGACACGGTGTGCGCACGGCCTGCGACCTGACCCAGGCGGCGGGCGTGCTGCCGGTCGACGCCTCCCGCTTCGACGCGACCCTCACCCACGCCTACAAGTGGCTCTGCTCGCCGCGCGGTGTCGCCTTCCTCACCGTCTCGCCGGAGTACGCGGCCGAGCTGCTGCCGGTGCAGGCCGGCTGGTACTCGGGGGAGGACGTCTGGTCCTCCTGCTACGGACCGGCGATGCACCTGGCCGAGAACGCCCGCCGCTTCGACGTCTCGCCCGCCTGGCAGGCGTTCGTCGGGGCGGAGGCGTCGCTCGAGCTGTTCCGCTCCCTCGATCTCTCCGCCGTCTGGGCGCGCGCCTCCGGGCTGGGGGATCAGCTCTGCGAGCGCCTCGACCGGCCGCCGCAGCACCGGGCGATCGTCTCCTGGCCGGACCAGGACGGCGCCGACCTGGCGCGCCTGCAGGCCGCAGGGCTGCGCGTCTCGGGCCGCGGCGGGCGCCTGCGGGTCGCCTTCCACCTCTGGAACGACGAGTCCGACGTCGACGAGCTCGTCCGGGTCCTCCGGGAATAGCTCCCGGCGGCGGCGGTTGTCCTCGGAGTGAGCGAAGCGCAGACCCCCATCACCGTCGACATCTGGTCCGACATCGCGTGCCCCTGGTGCTATATCGGCAAGCGGAAGTTCGAGCGGGGGCTGGCGGCGTTCCGCGCCGCGAACCCCGACGCGCCCGAGGTCGCGGTCGAGTACCGCAGCTTCGAGCTGTCGCCGGAGACGCCGGAGGACTACCGCGGCGGCACTGCCGAGTTCCTCGCGCAGCACAAGGGCGTCCCGCTCGAGCAGGCGCAGCAGATGCTCGACTCGGTGACCGCGATCGCGGCGGGCGTCGACCTCGACTACCACTTCGAGTCGGTCGTGCACGTGAAGACCGTCCGGGCGCACCAGGCGCTGCACCACGCGAAGGCGAACGGGCTGCAGCTCGAGCTCAAGGAGCGGCTGCTCCGGGCCTACTTCGTCGAGGGGCGCGACCTCGCGGACTCCGACGTCCTGGCCGCCCTCTCAGCGGAGGTCGGCCTCGACGCCGACGAGGTGCGGCGCGCGCTCGACGAGCAGCGGCACCTCGCCGACGTGCGGTCCGACATCGCGCAGGCCCGCGAGTACGGGATCAACGGCGTGCCGTTCTTCGTGCTCGACGGCCGCTTCGGGGTCTCGGGCGCGCAGGAGCCGACCGCGTTCACCGAGGTGCTCGAGCACGTGCTGTCGCAGCGGGCGGTCGTCTCGTGACCGATCGAGCGCCGGTCGCGCCGTTCGAGATGCTCGGCGCGGCGGACGTGCCGATCTGCGAGGACGGGGTCTGCGCGGTGCCGGCGCCTGCCGCTCCCGCGATCAGCGAGCGGGCTCCTCGACCGTGATGTCGGCGACGGTCGCTCCGTAGGCGGCGATCAGCGCGTCCGCCTCGACGAAGGCGCTCCGGCCGCTGGTGCCTGCGCCCATCGCGATCCGGCGGCCGACGATCCGCTCGTCTGCGACGACGGGCCAGGCGGTGGTGGAGCCGATCGGCGTGATGGTGCCGCGGCGGTAGCCCGTCGCCTCCAGGGCCACCGACTCGTCCGGCAGCCGCAGCTTGTTCACGCCGACCACCGCGCGCAGCAGCGGCCAGGAGATCTGCCGCCCGCCGGGCACCAGCGCGAAGACGAAGCCGCCGTCGTGGCGCTTCACCACCAGCGACTTCACGATCGAGCCGGGCTCGATGCCCAGCAGCGCGGCCGCCTCGGCCAGGCTCCCGGCCTCCGGGCGGTCGACGATCTCGACGTCGAGTCCACGCTCACGCGCGTCCGCCTCGAAACGCGTCGGTCCGTCCTGCACGGTGCCGTTCTCCACGGTGCCGTCCTCCACGGTGCCGTTCCCGTCCATCCGTCCCCACCTCTCCGCTCGTTCGCCTTCCCCAACACAGGATCTGGGAGAATCGATACCGATGTCCTCCACTCTCATGGCCGCCCCGCCCGCGCGCACCGCGCCGGCGCTCCGGATCGGCCCCCTCGAACTCGACGCCCCCGTCGTCCTCGCGCCCATGGCCGGGATCACCAACACGGCGTTCCGCCGACTCTGCCGCGAGTTCGGGAACGGCCTGTACGTGAGCGAGATGATCACGTCCCGCGCGCTCGTCGAGCGCACCCCGGAGTCGATGCGCCTCATCCGTCACCACCCGAGCGAG
Proteins encoded in this window:
- a CDS encoding DsbA family oxidoreductase codes for the protein MSEAQTPITVDIWSDIACPWCYIGKRKFERGLAAFRAANPDAPEVAVEYRSFELSPETPEDYRGGTAEFLAQHKGVPLEQAQQMLDSVTAIAAGVDLDYHFESVVHVKTVRAHQALHHAKANGLQLELKERLLRAYFVEGRDLADSDVLAALSAEVGLDADEVRRALDEQRHLADVRSDIAQAREYGINGVPFFVLDGRFGVSGAQEPTAFTEVLEHVLSQRAVVS
- a CDS encoding aminotransferase class V-fold PLP-dependent enzyme, giving the protein MSTAPPAPADLRALFPGARGYHNACTLGLPPRATADALRADLDEWSAGENTAAGYGAVAERARAAFADIAGVPVDRVAIGSQTSAMAAVLAASLPDGAHVLCIDGDFSSIVFPFLAQAHRGVVVRSVPLEALADSIEDADDLVVFSAVQSSSGALADLDAVVEAAARHGVRTACDLTQAAGVLPVDASRFDATLTHAYKWLCSPRGVAFLTVSPEYAAELLPVQAGWYSGEDVWSSCYGPAMHLAENARRFDVSPAWQAFVGAEASLELFRSLDLSAVWARASGLGDQLCERLDRPPQHRAIVSWPDQDGADLARLQAAGLRVSGRGGRLRVAFHLWNDESDVDELVRVLRE
- a CDS encoding YbaK/EbsC family protein; protein product: MDGNGTVEDGTVENGTVQDGPTRFEADARERGLDVEIVDRPEAGSLAEAAALLGIEPGSIVKSLVVKRHDGGFVFALVPGGRQISWPLLRAVVGVNKLRLPDESVALEATGYRRGTITPIGSTTAWPVVADERIVGRRIAMGAGTSGRSAFVEADALIAAYGATVADITVEEPAR
- a CDS encoding Gfo/Idh/MocA family oxidoreductase yields the protein MTGGGTVRVGLVGYGLAGRVFHAPFLEAEPDVALVAISTSDPERAAAAADAHPGARIVAGLDEVLAERPDLVVLATPPSVHREQAEQVLAAGVAVVIDKPFAPSTADVDAILAASEAGGAPVFVFQNRRWDADFLTLRRLLAEGALGDVIRFESTFERWSAPKTGRWQTAIGPEQGGGILFDLGSHLVDQALVLFGPAVVTAAETRVVHEGGASEDDAFVSLLHESGVRSHLTMSRVARACAPRFRVLGTRAAFSVDGLDPQEGALRSGGATPLDEDFGVVPAGAEGALVDEHGSAAVPSERGHYAAFLAGVARTLLDGAPSPVDVREARAVVALIEQAHALAAR